From the Bacteroidota bacterium genome, the window CAAATATCCAGTACATCATATCTATAAAATGGCTGAATTGCGTGTACAAAACACCTCCGTCAAACGCCTTGCTGCCACGCCACGATTGGGGAGTATAGTAACGTTGATCACGATTCCAAAAGCAATTTATTTGAACCATATATATTTCTCCCAAAATATTTTGGTCTATGATACTTTTCAACCACTTTGCGGGTGGTGAATATCTATTTTGCATTACACAAAATATATAATTATTGGGATAATCACTTGCCAAAGTATTACAACTTTCTGAATCAATACCCATAGGTTTTTCAATAACAACATGATGGTTTTCTTTGAGCAACAATTCTGCTTGAGGTGTATGCAAATAATTTGGTGTAGCGATAATTCCCACATCACATTTTTGATTATTTATATAATCTTCAAGCTTTAAAAACGTTTGTATGCTGGGATATAATTTTTTTGCTTCTTGTAATTTATTGGGGTCAACGTCTATTATAGCTCTTAGTTCGCCAAACTCATGTCTGTCAACCATCTGGGCGTGTCGTTTTCCTATATGTCCAAATCCACAAACTGCAAAAGTAACTTTCTTCATCATATATAATAAAGTGTTTTTATAAAGAGGTATTTTGTAATAAACATATTATGAAATATAATCAGTAAGATAGAGGTATTTTTTTGTGAGCGAACCATTCTCTGCTATAGTAGCATTTAGTATAATATCATCAAATTTTTTGCTTAACAAATGTGGCATCACTGAGCGTAATAAATCTTCCCCAAATCCATTTGAAGCATCATAAGGTAATTCGCAAGGAAGGTTTCCCACAGCCATGATATCAATGGTATTGGGCATATATTCTTCTACTTCCGATTCGCTATATTTATGATAACCATATACAGGATTTTCGATGGTGGTAGCCCGTAAAGTTGAGGGCAATGAACCGGGAATATCGCAACTAATATCAGCAATAACTTGTATATTAAAGTTATCTTCTTTCATCTCGGCTCGTGTAAAAAAAGGCGGCACCCCTGGTTTCCAAAGAATACCATTTACTAGCAAATCTGTAACTTGGGTATAAGGTTTAAAAGTACCTTTATAATCTTCCGGATTGTGGTAAAAATCGCTCTTGTCCCATGGCCTACTGTCTTTGTGTTCATAATAGTGTTCTGAACGGAGGTGCACATATATGGGTTCATCAAACTGTTCTTGCAAATAGGCACGTGGTGTTACTTCACGCAAATTAAGTTTCTGAAATAACTCTATCACACCATGGCTTACACGGCCATCGCCAGTTAAACATATTTTGATCGGAGGGATTTGTATATTCTTATATTGTGCCAAAAGTTCATCATAGTTTTTACACAGGTAAGCAGGCTTTAAGTCATATAGTTTTTTCTTTTTGCCATAAGTTAGAAACCCATTGTGTCCACCAACAATGCCGGCATAGCGACCAAAACCCAATATCCTACTTCCATTTTCCCAGGCGAGGGTTTCATAATCAATCAACCTGATTTTCTTTTTGATAATTTCCCGCAAAAGATTGCGGTTATGTGCTTGTTTTTTGATGGTATGCGAAAAAAACAAATAGGTTTTTTTCTCTATCAATAGTTCAACAGGAACCTCTTTAATTCCTAATAATATATCACAATCTGATAAATCTTCAACTAGCTGTAATCCTACATTTTTATATTCTTCATCAGCGATACAACGATGGGGCGAAGGCTGAACGACAATTTCAGCATGCGGGAATGCGATTTTTAGTTTCACACATTGGGCTGGGGTTAAAGCCACCCGCTTGTCTGGCTGTTCCTTGCCTTCTCGTATCAAACCTATTTTTACTTGTTGCATGAGCGGGCAAAGTTAAGAACTAAACGTATTTATATACTAAGCCCTTGCTTGTGCGTCGAGCACTGCGATAGAAACCATATTCACAATTTCACGGACCGAGCTGCCCAATTGTACAATATGAACGGGTTTGTTCATACCTAACAATACGGGCCCTATGGCTTCAGCGGCACCAAGTTCTTGTAATATTTTATAACAGATATTACCCGCACTAAGGCTGGGGAAAATAAGAACATTGGCAGGCCCTCCGACTAATTCACTAAAGGGAAAATTTTCTTCAAGCAAACTTTGATTGAGAGCAAAATTTCCTTGTATATCACCATCCACTATCAAATCAGGGCGGCGTTGTTTCACGAGCTCACGGGCTTTTTGTACGCGTTTTGGGGTATCGCCTTCGGTGCTGCCGAAATTGGTATAACTAAGCATGGCAACACGAGGTACTATATTAAAATTCTCAACAGCTTTTGCAGTGAGCAATGTAATGTCAGCTAGGTCTTCGGCAGTTGGCCTTTGGTTCACTGTGGCATCTGCAAAAAACAATACTCCTTTTTTGGTGAGCATTATATACATTCCTGCTACTTTGTTCACCCTTTCGTCTCGACCTATTATATGCAATGCAGGCCGAATGGTATTGGGATAGTTACGTGTCATACCCGAAATCATAGCATCAGCTTCGCCAACTTCAAGCATCATACAACCGTAATAATTACGTTCACGCATAATCTTTTTAGCATCGTGCAAGCTGACACCTTTTCGTTGGCGTTTTTCAAAATATCGTTGGGCAAACTCACTGCGTTTTGCTTCTTCTGCCATTTGGTCCACAATCTCCACTCCATCCAAATCCAAATTGTTTTCTGCAATCATGGCCAGAATTTTTTCGCGGTTGCCCAAAAGTATTGGAATAGCCAAGCCATCCTCTTTTACAATCTCGGCAGCCTTTAATATTTTATAGGTATCGGCTTCCGAAAATACCACGCGTTTGGGATTGGTTTTGGCCCTTTGCATCACCAACCTCATAAACTTATTTTCATCACCGAGCCTGCTTAGCAATTCTTGATTATATGCATCCCAGTCTGTAATAGGTTTGCGAGCAACGCCACTGTCCATAGCGGCCTTGGCTACCGCAGGGGCAACGGTTGTAATTAGGCGGGGATCCATAGGCTTGGGCAATATATATTCTTTTCCAAAAACTATATTTTTTTGGCTATAGGCAAGATTCACAATTTCGGGAACGGGCTCGTGGGCCAAACTTGCGATAGCAAATACCGCAGCTAACTTCATTTCCTCGTTTATGCAAGTTGCCCTTACGTCTAAAGCACCGCGAAAAATAAAGGGGAATCCCAATACATTGTTCACTTGGTTAGGGTGGTCGCTTCGGCCTGTGGCCATTATAATATCGGGACGCGACGCAATGGCCAAGTCGTAGGCTATTTCTGGGTTGGGATTAGCCATTGCAAATACAATAGGATTAGGGGCCATACTTTGTACCATTTCTACAGATACCACATCGGCCTTGCTCAAGCCCACAAACACATCAGCATCTTTCATGGCTGCGGCCAATGTTGCAATATCCCTTTTTGTAATAAATTCTTTTTTTGAGTCATCTAAATCAGCACGGTTTGTGTTGATTACGCCTTTACTATCAACCATTACCACGTTTTCGCGTGTTGCACCCAAAGCTATAAATAAGCGGGTACAGCTAATTGCTGAAGCCCCGGCACCATTCACCACCAATCTCACTTTTGATATCTCTTTTTCTACCACCTGCAAAGCATTCAGCAACCCTGCTCCGCTAATGATAGCGGTGCCGTGTTGGTCATCGTGCATAATTGGTATTTTTAATTCCTCTTTGAGTCGACGCTCAATTTCAAAACATTCCGGGGCTTTTATGTCTTCAAGATTAATGCCTCCAAAAGTGGGTTCAAGGGCTTTTACGGTTTGTATAAATAATTCTGTATCTTTCGTATTTAGTTCTAAATCGAAACAATCGATCCCTGCAAATATTTTAAATAGGATTCCCTTTCCTTCCATTACGGGTTTGCTAGCTTCAGGACCAATGTCTCCAAGACCTAAAACGGCAGTGCCATTGCTTATTACAGCTACCAAATTCCCTTTAGCGGTATACTTATATACTTCATCAACATTGGCAGCAATTTCTAAGCAGGGTTCGGCCACACCAGGCGAGTATGCTAAGCTAAGGTCTCTTTTGGTATGGGTGGGTTTGGTTGGTATTACTTCTATTTTACCAGGCTTCCCTTCCGAATGATAATTAAGTGCGTCTAGTTTCAGTTTATTGTCTGTCATTATGCTTTATTTGTATGATAATAAGGTAGGTTTTTCGAGAGGTCAAAGGTATAGAAAAGTATGGGTTGTTTAGCCATTATTTATAAGCATATTTTAATATAAAACAAGAAAAATATTTACCATTAGCAGCACACAAGCATATAAAAAGCAAGTCCTTAGTAAAGGTTTTGTTTATATTTGCAACACATATTCAGATTGCTGCTTTTAATAAATACTATTTTTAATGGCGACAAACATATTTACAAAGTTTGCACATCTTATTGA encodes:
- a CDS encoding NADP-dependent malic enzyme; protein product: MTDNKLKLDALNYHSEGKPGKIEVIPTKPTHTKRDLSLAYSPGVAEPCLEIAANVDEVYKYTAKGNLVAVISNGTAVLGLGDIGPEASKPVMEGKGILFKIFAGIDCFDLELNTKDTELFIQTVKALEPTFGGINLEDIKAPECFEIERRLKEELKIPIMHDDQHGTAIISGAGLLNALQVVEKEISKVRLVVNGAGASAISCTRLFIALGATRENVVMVDSKGVINTNRADLDDSKKEFITKRDIATLAAAMKDADVFVGLSKADVVSVEMVQSMAPNPIVFAMANPNPEIAYDLAIASRPDIIMATGRSDHPNQVNNVLGFPFIFRGALDVRATCINEEMKLAAVFAIASLAHEPVPEIVNLAYSQKNIVFGKEYILPKPMDPRLITTVAPAVAKAAMDSGVARKPITDWDAYNQELLSRLGDENKFMRLVMQRAKTNPKRVVFSEADTYKILKAAEIVKEDGLAIPILLGNREKILAMIAENNLDLDGVEIVDQMAEEAKRSEFAQRYFEKRQRKGVSLHDAKKIMRERNYYGCMMLEVGEADAMISGMTRNYPNTIRPALHIIGRDERVNKVAGMYIMLTKKGVLFFADATVNQRPTAEDLADITLLTAKAVENFNIVPRVAMLSYTNFGSTEGDTPKRVQKARELVKQRRPDLIVDGDIQGNFALNQSLLEENFPFSELVGGPANVLIFPSLSAGNICYKILQELGAAEAIGPVLLGMNKPVHIVQLGSSVREIVNMVSIAVLDAQARA
- a CDS encoding NAD(P)-dependent oxidoreductase, which produces MQQVKIGLIREGKEQPDKRVALTPAQCVKLKIAFPHAEIVVQPSPHRCIADEEYKNVGLQLVEDLSDCDILLGIKEVPVELLIEKKTYLFFSHTIKKQAHNRNLLREIIKKKIRLIDYETLAWENGSRILGFGRYAGIVGGHNGFLTYGKKKKLYDLKPAYLCKNYDELLAQYKNIQIPPIKICLTGDGRVSHGVIELFQKLNLREVTPRAYLQEQFDEPIYVHLRSEHYYEHKDSRPWDKSDFYHNPEDYKGTFKPYTQVTDLLVNGILWKPGVPPFFTRAEMKEDNFNIQVIADISCDIPGSLPSTLRATTIENPVYGYHKYSESEVEEYMPNTIDIMAVGNLPCELPYDASNGFGEDLLRSVMPHLLSKKFDDIILNATIAENGSLTKKYLYLTDYIS
- a CDS encoding Gfo/Idh/MocA family oxidoreductase, coding for MMKKVTFAVCGFGHIGKRHAQMVDRHEFGELRAIIDVDPNKLQEAKKLYPSIQTFLKLEDYINNQKCDVGIIATPNYLHTPQAELLLKENHHVVIEKPMGIDSESCNTLASDYPNNYIFCVMQNRYSPPAKWLKSIIDQNILGEIYMVQINCFWNRDQRYYTPQSWRGSKAFDGGVLYTQFSHFIDMMYWIFGDIENIQTKLYNNNHSGITEFEDSGFSSFEFISGGSGTLNFSTSVYDKNFESSITIIAQNGTIKIGGQYMDEVSYGHIKDYIMPKLEKTQDANDYGHYKGSANNHDKVIDNVINTLNGLEKPHTSAIEGAKVVEIIERIYNTNS